The Megalops cyprinoides isolate fMegCyp1 chromosome 12, fMegCyp1.pri, whole genome shotgun sequence genome contains a region encoding:
- the bmp4 gene encoding bone morphogenetic protein 4 has protein sequence MIPGNRMLMVILLCQVLLGESSHASLIPEEGKKKVSGLQGHHLDQSHELLRDFEATLLHMFGLQRRPRPSRSAVVPQYLLDLYRLQSGEAEEAGAQDTTFEYPERSTSRANTVRGFHHEEHMEQVTGGPEDGDAPLRFIFNLSSIPQDELLSSAELRLYRRRVHEAGERAEGEGLHRINVYEVLKPPRPGQLITRLLDTRLVHHNTSSWESFDVSPAVLRWTRDRLPNHGLAVEVLHLNRTPRQQGRHVRVSRSLHQAPGEDWDQVRPLLVTFGHDGKGHPLTRRAKRSAKQRGRKRNRNCRRHALYVDFSDVGWNDWIVAPPGYQAFYCHGECPFPLADHLNSTNHAIVQTLVNSVNTNIPKACCVPTELSAISMLYLDEHDKVVLKNYQEMVVEGCGCR, from the exons ATGATTCCTGGTAATCGAATGCTGATGGTCATTTTATTATGCCAAGTCCTActgggagagagcagccatgCTAGTCTAATACCTGAGGAAGGGAAGAAGAAAGTGTCAGGCCTGCAGGGTCATCACCTGGATCAGAGCCATGAACTGCTGCGGGACTTCGAGGCCACGCTGCTGCACATGTTTGGGCTGCAGAGGCGGCCCCGGCCCAGCCGCTCGGCTGTGGTACCCCAGTACCTGCTGGACCTGTACCGACTGCAGTCGGGGGAAGCGGAGGAGGCCGGAGCACAAGACACCACCTTCGAGTATCCCGAGAGGTCTACAAGCCGTGCCAACACTGTGAGGGGCTTCCACCATGAAG aGCACATGGAGCAGGTGACGGGCGGGCCGGAGGACGGGGACGCCCCCCTGCGCTTCATCTTCAACCTCAGCAGCATCCCGCAGGACGAGCTGCTCTCATCAGCGGAGCTGCGGCTGTACCGGCGGCGGGTCCACGAGGCGGGGGAGCGCGCCGAGGGCGAGGGACTGCACCGGATTAACGTGTACGAGGTACTGAAGCCGCCGCGGCCCGGGCAGCTGATCACGCGCCTGCTGGACACGCGGCTCGTGCACCACAACACCTCCAGCTGGGAGAGCTTCGACGTCAGCCCCGCCGTGCTCCGCTGGACGCGTGACAGACTGCCCAACCACGGGCTTGCCGTGGAGGTGCTCCACCTCAACCGCACGCCCCGGCAGCAGGGCCGCCACGTCCGCGTCAGCCGCTCCCTGCACCAGGCCCCTGGGGAGGACTGGGACCAGGTGCGGCCGCTGCTCGTCACCTTCGGCCACGACGGCAAGGGCCACCCGCTGACCCGCCGGGCCAAGCGCAGCGCCAAGCAGCGGGGCCGCAAGCGCAACCGCAACTGCCGCCGGCACGCGCTCTACGTGGACTTCAGCGACGTGGGCTGGAACGACTGGATAGTGGCCCCGCCCGGGTACCAGGCCTTTTACTGCCACGGGGAGTGCCCGTTCCCGCTGGCAGACCACCTCAACTCCACCAACCACGCTATTGTGCAGACGCTAGTGAACTCGGTGAACACCAACATCCCAAAGGCCTGCTGCGTGCCCACAGAACTCAGTGCCATCTCTATGCTTTACCTGGATGAGCACGACAAGGTGGTTCTCAAAAACTACCAGGAGATGGTAGTGGAGGGGTGTGGCTGCCGCTGA